TCTTGAGCGCGAAGTCGATCAAGCCCGTCTAACGCCCAGTTTAGGATACCCGCAGCCTCATCCTCAAATTGGGATATGATTTGATCCTGAGAGACCCGATTGTCCTTTGGAATCTGTTCTTCAAACACAACAGTAACCCATCGACTCCAGAATGCGTCCTCTGTGATAGATGCCTTGAGTGATTTGTTCGATGCGAAAATGTGCTTACAGGTCGGGGTGAAACGATATTCCTGTTCGTATTTCGGTTCAGCAGCCATGGGATCACCTGAGATAGCCTTCTTAATCTTGTCAGTTCTGTTGAGGTGATGGCCATCTAGCTCGTCAACGATATTGACCGTCTTATGCTCTAAATTTGCGGCTGTATGCTTACTCAATTGTAACTTCTCGGGAGAGACACTTGCGATGTCTTGATCTCTGAAGAGTTGCTCGATGGCCCGCAGGAACGTCGATTTTCCTGTACTTGTCTCTCCCAACAGCATTAGCCCCTTCTTGTACGGAACCTGTGGCAGCAGACAGTACCCTGCGAACTCCTGTAGTTTCTGTTGTTTCTCTGCCTCCGGAACTACTGTATCTAGGAGGCTCTGAAACTCTGGACACTCTGCTTCGGAGTCGTACGAGATTGGAAGCTGCTCAGTGATATAGTCGTCCGGTTGGATTGGTTTCAATTCGCGGTTGCGTAGCTCAAAGAGGCCATTCTGAAGAGGAAGCGTCCCGGCAGGAACACCGAATCTCTGCCGCGGAATCGCCCAGTTAGCCCGGATATTCACTTCCGCTGCCGAGAGCACGCTCTTAGAATAGGAGCGGTCCATATAATCGGACAACCTCTCGCGAAGTACCTGTTCACTGTCGTTATGCCAAACACCACTATGGCAGGCGTACAATTCGCCTGTATCACGGAGCGCAACTATCTGAAGCTCATTGGATAGTTCTTCTAATGCGTAGCTTGCTCGCTCGTTCGCTCTCGTCGGTTCCTCCTGAGCTACGACCTGTTGCCAACTTCGTTCTGGACCTCTTGGTTCGAGCCAGATTTCGCAGTTCCTTGGATCAGATTCATCCGTTGACTTGACCCAGCCGTCTAAAACGGCCTTCATTAGGAGTGTTTGATAGGGTATCTCCGAGAATCCCTCCTCAACGAGAGCCGCACGCAGTTGGTCAAACGGAACTCTCTCGCCGCGGTTTAGATCAAGTCCATTGGTGTAGATCCATCTCAGATCTCGCTCGAACGTCTCAACTTCGTCCTTGTCGGCTGAATGTTTTTGTGCCGCCTCCACTATGTTTCGACTGGGTCGTTTAATTGACATTGTTGTCATACCGCTGGGATGTACCAGTGAAGATCGGAGCTACGCTCGGCATTGGTAGGTGAGTTACTGCTCCGATTGTAACTGGTCTGTATCTTCTATATCCGATTCCTCAAGAGCAGCATTAACCAGCTCATCGAAGGTCATACCCTTCGGCTTCAGGGTCTTCAGTCGTTCGTGGGTCTCTGCTTGAATCCAGATCGTTGTCGGATCACCCGTCACGAGCAATTGTCTATAGAATCCCCAGCCAATAAAGTATAACGAGTTTTACAAATTTACATTTCGATATATTTATACGGATTTTGTATCGCCGAACTGCTGGTAGGCATCTTTGACATCATCGTCGAGGATTCTGAGATAGCGTTCAGTCGTATCGAGGTTCTTGTGACCGAGATGCTTCTGGAGCGTCCGAATGTCGACACCGGACTTCAGAGCGTGGATCGCGTGTCCGTGGCGTAAGCTATGAGTCGTGATTCGCCATTTCGGCTTCCCGCCGGCGTCCGTGTACATCTGCTCTTGACAACCCGCGTTCTTGGCTGCCTGAACGACTAACTTCCCGATTGTCTGTCTCGAAATCTGCTCTGACCGCTGACTGGGAAAGAGGTACGGCGACGTGGTCGATGGCCCATACGCATCACGATACCCGCTATCGATCCACTGGTCGAGAAGGAAATCAAGAGATGGCTGGTAGTAGACCGTCCGCCAGTCGTCCGTCTTACTGGAATAGACCCGAATGCTCCGCTCTTCTCGGTCGATATTCTCTAGCTCCATACCGGCGAGTTCGTGACCTCTGACTCCGGTCTGCCACAGCAGTCGGATGATCAGTCGGTTTCGGAGCTGTGGCGACGGAGCGTGTTCGACCATCGCCTCCTTCTCGTCCTCGGTAACGTAGACGACATCGGCTTCATTGTGCTTCTTCGTCCCGTTCGTGAGCGACCGTAGGTTACTCTGGTCGATCTCGTCGGCCGGGTTCTCCTCGATGACGTCCTTCCGGTCGAGGAATTTGTAGAACAGGCGAACACCGGACAGGGAGCTGTCGATTGAATTGGGTGCGTACCCCTTGTTCGCCAAGTGAGCGAGGAAGTCCTCGATTTCGAGCGGTCCGATCTCAGTCGGCTCGTATCCCGTCTCCTCTAACCATTCGTTGAATCGGCGAAGCGCGTTCTTCCGTGCTTCGTGCGTGCCCGCTGACTTCATGCCCTTGACCCGCTTGAGAAAGCGGTTCATATGCTCGTTCTCGAACTCGGACATCGATCACACCTCCTTGTAATAGCGGCCGTCGTCGGTCTGGCTGACTGCGTAGGTCGTCTCTTGTAGGTGGTCGAGAGCGGCCTGTATCTGATACCGAGGGACGTCAAGCCGCTCTGACAGCCACTCAATCGACCCTTGTTCCGGGGCAGGGACACCGTCTGCCGTTTCGGAAATGACCGGCTCCGTATGGGCCTCCTTCTTCGAGGGAAGCATCTCGAAGATGTCGTCCGCAAGGGCCTCCGTTTCGGGTCCAACCGCCTCGCCAGTGACGGCTTCCCGAACGTCCGTGAGTTGCCCTTTGATCCCGTCGAGATGTTGTGCGAGTTGCTCCTGTTGGGTGTTTAGTTCCGTTAGCTGTTCGTGAATCTCCTGTGAGACCTCTCCGCTGGAGCCGTTAGCTCGGTCGCGGAGGTATCGATTGACGGCTACGCGAACGAGTTGCGAAAGCGAATCGGCGTCGGGATCGTCCTGTGCCGCCGACTCCCACTGGTCTTTGGTGTCGGGATATACGGCGAGGGTGACGATCTCGTTTCGACGATCCTCGTCGCTCATTCTGACTGCCCCACGTTGTAGTCCTGTTCGAGATCGAAACACTCGAAGCACGGGAGATCGTCGCCGGTTGGCCCGTCGCACCATTCCTCACCGTTCGGACAAGTATCGTCTTCCTCGTCAATAACTGGTTTAGCGAACTGGTCGATAGTCGTGACAGCGCGGCCGCTGTAAGGCGTTTCTGAAGCCATCTCTACATAGCATACTAAGACTGATAGGATATTAATTGTATTGGATAGTTGACACTATATCTTGGGCATGATAGTATCCAGGGGTTCGTCGAGGAGTATAGGCGGTTCGATCCCGCCGATGGGGCCCGCCGCCTCCGAGAGGACGACCGCGAGCGATCCGCGGGCGTCCGCGGACCGCTCGGCGCCGCCGCTCCGTGGACAGTTCGATCGATCACATTTCGAAGCGGACTGTCCGGTCGGGAAGTATTTCACAGGGCCGAGCGAAGACGCGGCAAATGCAGGGGACGCGGGACGAACCAGTCAGGACCGCGGTGGTCGGGTCGGCCGACGACCGCGAGCGCCTCGCGGCGGCGCTGTCGGGGGACGACGCCGTCGCGGTCGTCGAGCACGGGGGGCTCGACAGGCTCGCCGAGGGTTCGACGACCGAGGTCGATTGCATCGTCTGTCCGACGGGAGCGGACTACGAGCGGACCAGAGAGACCGACCCGGCGGTCGGGGTCGTCGTCGTCGCCGAGGGGGTGGAGCGGGCGGTCCTCGAGCGGGTCGTCGGCGACCCCCGCGCCGTCCACGTCCACCCGGGCGGCGACCTCGCGACGATACTCCCGTTGCAGGTCGACCGACTCGCCGACCGGCCCGCCTCGACGACCGCCTGGCGACTGGCCGACTTCGCCGACGAGGCCGTCGTCGAGTTCGACCCCGAGACGCTCGCGCTCCGGGACGCCAACGAGCGGTTCCACGACCGGTGGGGGTGGGACCCAGCGGACCTGACCGACGCGACCGTCCGGGACCTGCTCGTGACCGACATCACCGAGGAGCTCCGCGGCCGGGGCCGCGGCGCCGACGGCGAGGAACACCTCGAGTGGATCGACCCGGACGCGGACCCGGTCGAGACGATGGTCGAACGCGCGCGCGGCGGCAACTACGAGACCCGCGAGTGGCACTGCACCGACGCCGACGGTGCCGCGTTCAAGACGGCGGTCGACCTGCTCGTCGACGACCGCGCGGGCACCG
The window above is part of the Halosimplex rubrum genome. Proteins encoded here:
- a CDS encoding DNA primase family protein, whose amino-acid sequence is MEAAQKHSADKDEVETFERDLRWIYTNGLDLNRGERVPFDQLRAALVEEGFSEIPYQTLLMKAVLDGWVKSTDESDPRNCEIWLEPRGPERSWQQVVAQEEPTRANERASYALEELSNELQIVALRDTGELYACHSGVWHNDSEQVLRERLSDYMDRSYSKSVLSAAEVNIRANWAIPRQRFGVPAGTLPLQNGLFELRNRELKPIQPDDYITEQLPISYDSEAECPEFQSLLDTVVPEAEKQQKLQEFAGYCLLPQVPYKKGLMLLGETSTGKSTFLRAIEQLFRDQDIASVSPEKLQLSKHTAANLEHKTVNIVDELDGHHLNRTDKIKKAISGDPMAAEPKYEQEYRFTPTCKHIFASNKSLKASITEDAFWSRWVTVVFEEQIPKDNRVSQDQIISQFEDEAAGILNWALDGLDRLRAQDSFTDSRSPSETHQLWTGFGDVVSEFIDVAIANQSGSTVFTDDLHSHYEEFCARTGREVAREQHQLTAELKERGIAEYTREWDPRKGNSAGCFTGIMLRDLDSKEVVQDLGI
- a CDS encoding tyrosine-type recombinase/integrase translates to MSEFENEHMNRFLKRVKGMKSAGTHEARKNALRRFNEWLEETGYEPTEIGPLEIEDFLAHLANKGYAPNSIDSSLSGVRLFYKFLDRKDVIEENPADEIDQSNLRSLTNGTKKHNEADVVYVTEDEKEAMVEHAPSPQLRNRLIIRLLWQTGVRGHELAGMELENIDREERSIRVYSSKTDDWRTVYYQPSLDFLLDQWIDSGYRDAYGPSTTSPYLFPSQRSEQISRQTIGKLVVQAAKNAGCQEQMYTDAGGKPKWRITTHSLRHGHAIHALKSGVDIRTLQKHLGHKNLDTTERYLRILDDDVKDAYQQFGDTKSV